AGGATCTCGCGCAGGATCAGCTGAAGGCACCGAGCGGGCTGCAACAGAAACATGGTGTCTGAAGTCACCGGCGgctcagcagacacacaggagTTGTGCTCCAGCttgaagtatttatttttttcctcatgatGTTCTGTACACCACAACAACACAGTCGgcatgcatgaaaacacaaataacgTCTGACATCACAGCAACAGTCGGCAGCGCCGCACAGCCGGCATGTTGAGTCAACACTCACTGAGGCCTCACTCACTGGTCATACAGCATGTCTCCCAAGGTTAAAATCTCTGAACACTGAGGCTTGTTCTGCACGAGATGCTGAATCAGTTATGCCACTTTTCAGTCCAAAACCGCCCACAGCTCACCAGACTTCTGGTTCCAGCCAAACCGGGTCCCACCGACCTTCTAAATGCAAGACTCGGCTCAGCTTTTTAATCCTAAACGTAATCCCTCCAGCTACGAACTCCTGCACTTCTGAGCGACACTCACGTTCTCCATCTGACCCCTCGTCTTCCTGGCTACACGTGTTAATACAACGCTGTTAAACAAACGTGTTAGTGATGGTATTTAGTGTCTAAAATGTCTCATTACACTCAAagtaaaacagtgttttatttcacGATGAAACACGTGTTGAGGCCTCGCTTATGAAGCATGAATCTAACACGGATCCAAATGGTTGTCCAggtttctttttccacattagcagctctgtgaggctgatGCGCCTCCACTTCCTCCCGCTGCAGTCAGGGTTCATCAGAGTCAGTGACATTCATCCTCGTGCGTCCAGTTTCATGGGAACTGATGAagtagctgttgagatatttcagtctgggccAAAATGGCGGACAGACTGAACCGTCAGCCACCAtttcagaggaagaaagtgaaagagttGCATTCATTGATCTGTCAATTTAATCTGTTTGTTGAGCTGATTGTGACAAATCGTGACTCTGTGATTATTCTGTGATAAATTTAACTGTCAGGTCTAAACTGCAGCCTCTCGTTGTCCATCACTGCATCAGAACCGATGAACTTTTCCTCAGTTCATCAGTTTCTTCTGTAAGCTGCCGCAGCACTTCCTGTAGCTTCACTGTCCTACCATGGTCTTCCTCACAGCCAGGTGTCTCgatgtttttcactttcctgAGCATTAATACTTTTGGCACCATATGTCATCTCCTTGGTACAGTTCATGATGTTCAGTTggctcttcctctccctctggtCAAGTTCTGGGCGGCTGCCTTCAGTTGGACGTCTCCACGCTGCTGACCGTGTTCACCGCCTGGACGACGTGCACCTTGTTGAcctccctcttcctcagtgAGCAGTTAAACACCTTCCTGAATCCTTTGCGGAAGTGCTTGGAGACGAGGGCGTAGACGATGGGGTTGAGGCAGGAGTTGGTGTACGCCACCAGGTGGGAGAGGATGCGGAGGACGTAGGTGGCCTCGTTGAGCGGGAAGCGTCCGAACCACATGCAGAGGATCACCAGGTGATGAGGAAGCCAGCAGAGGCAAAAGAGAGCAGCGACGATGAGGATCATCTTGGTGACTTTCCGCTTGGCCCGCCTCGACTCGGACATGTCCTTTACGGGATCCACGCTGGTCCACAGGTATCGGATGGTGCGAGCGTAGGTGAGCCCGAGCACCAGGACGGGGATGAGGTAGCCAAAGATGAAGGTGCACACGTCCATTATGATGCGTGGTTTGGAGTCCCAGGCAGGAATACACACCACAGTGCCAGCCAGGTCCATCTGTGTGTAGTAGCTGAGATACGGTCCTGAGAAAACCAAGGCCAAGGTCCAAACCAGGCAGATGGAGGCGAGGGCGTTCTGCGGCGTTCTCGTCTCCCTGGAGCGGAGCGGGTAGCAAATGGCTAAATACCTGTGGGAGAACAGGGAAGACAGGAGATCCAGGTGTTCTTTACTGACAGGTATGGATTGTTTATGGTGTATTTTAGACATTAGACATCAGTTTGTGGTGTTGACCAAAGCTTTCTTGTGAAGTTTCATATTTTTGCGGTACCTGTAGAcctgtttatccatctagactGTTTTGGTGAGAAGAACTTCATGCAGGAACTAATTAATTTCAGTATAACTAcgcagaatgaaatgaaaagagagaaaatccaCTGGCTAACTCGGCTAACTAACGTTACAGCTGGCTTAACGTTCATATCCTGCTCTGTCACAGGCAGGAGCTTCTTGTCCATGAGCAGGTGCATGTTTCCTTCTGCCaggtgagagaagagaaggcagacgtctCCAGAgctctgcaactcacaccaaaactatcGAGTTGATTTACGTGCACGCGCACCGCGGTGACTTCTGGACGTTTCTTGTTTCACATCCAGCTAACAAAATGAAATTGGACGTGATGACGTCTATAACTGGGAAAAGTCATATAAAACAGgatgcaggaaatgaatggctGCAATCACATGCACCGATCTGTACATGAAATCTGGGTGTGTTGATGTGCATACCATGACACAAATTGAGCTTGGCTGCTAATGGTGGGTTTGTCAGAGTGCCTACGTGTTCAGACGGGTTTGTCAATCACTGCTGATGAGACAGGAGCTGAAGGAATGTGTGTGATGGCCTGGAGTTAGGAGGGAAGCAGTTTTAGGTTACAGCAGAGAGCTGAAGTGATGAGCACAAACTGCCTTTTAAACCCCTTCAGTGTGGAAAGACACTGAGTGTGTGAAGCATTGTGTCTACTATATATTCTATTTCAATCAAATGATTGTATGTCACTGTCTGTCCATCTATCGGGCTGGGCCCCATTCGGCCCCATGCCGCTCCTGTCAGTTTACTTCCAGCTGATTAAGACGTTTCCCATCTACACTCACGACGTGCACACAGTGTGTAGCTGCTGTACCTCGCAGGTTGCTTCTGCACTTTTCTACCCGGGAGCACCGAAACCGAACCCGTACAGAAAGTGGCGGACGCACCTGTCCAGGGAGACGGCTGTCAGGGTGAAGATGCTGGCGTACAtggtgaggaagatgatgaagtGCACGAGCTTGCACAGCGCAGGACCGAACACCCATTCGTCCAGAGTGTAGATGGTGGCTTGAAACGGCACgcagaaaataatgaaacacaGGTCGGCTATTCCCAGGTTGAGGATGAACACGTTGGTGGTTTTGGTGTTCATCTGCCCGTTGCGGAACAGAACCGCGAGCACCAGAGAGTTTCCCACCGTGCCGACCAGGAAAATGAGCGAAAAGCCCAGAGAAATGATGACCGACTCCGCTCTCCAGGAGGACGAGTTCACCGAGGAGAGGTTCATCTTTGCGTTGTGTTCACTCACGGCTCAGTGCCTCAGTGCGGGGTCTGTCCAGAGACCGTAACGCACGGCTCGTGGAAGCGCGCGCCTCGTTTGCGCGCAACGTGTGCGCAGCATCCAGACGACAAGCGACAGACCCGGAGCGTCCGGGTGTGATCTGATCTACAGCAGTCAAAGACCCGGAGCGTCCGGGTGTGATCCTGATCTACAGCAGTCAAAGACTCAGTCCCCCCCTCATCCTCTCGTTCTCCACTAAACCCGGCGGTCACCAACTGTTTTTGCttgaacaaaaatatacagcaaaaataataggaaaagagcagaggtggaagtaaaagtactgatacTACGCTGTATAAATACTCCACTACAAGTAAaggtcctgcattcaaaacctcACTGAACCCtctgggtgaactgttcctttaagtaaAAGTGTGCAAGTGTAATCAGgaaaatgtccttaaaagtaGCCGTGTTGCAGTAAACCGTCCGTCAGTGTTTTATATGTGATGCGTTTGGACTGAATTCCCGCTGCTTTCATGTGTCTGTTGTATTGCATGTGTCTGTTGTATTGCATGTGTCTGTTGTATTTCATGTGTCTGTTGTATTTTACGTGTCTGTTGTATTGCATGTGTCTGTTGTATTTCACGTGTCTGTTGTATTTCATGTGTCTGTTGTATTTTACGTGTCTGTTGTATTTCATGTGTCTGTTGTATTTCACGTGTCTGTTGTATTTCACGTGTCTGTTGTATTTCACGTGTCTGTTGTATTTCACGTGTCTGTTGTATTTCACGTGTctgttgtattttactgctgCGGACGAACTCCTTTGCGTCCTGCTGGTTGTTCTAATCTACAGCAGAGCCTCGTGTGTTTGTAATGCGGCTCGTCTcacatttacagtttatttagCTGAAGGAGGAGAACTTTGTCGTTTCTTCTGgtctgcagcagcaaacagccaAAGCACGCAGAGGGTGAGAGCAGCCTGCCCCCCTGTGGTCAGACTGAGCCACTGCAGACCAGACTAAATACGATCAATCACTGAATGTTCCCACAGGAAGCCGAGATGTTCTCAGAAATCCTGCCCACTAATCCAATAAGAACCCAccatgagtacttttactgctAAAGTACAAAACAAGCATTAGTCTTTTCATTTAATGCAGGTTTtacacacattaaaaagcaaGAGCTTTTCATCTTTGTCATTTGAAACAGTGACATTAACTTACTGATCAggaaacaaagtgtgtgtgtgtgtgtgtgtgtgtgtgtgtgtgtgtgtgtgtgtgtgtgtgtgtgtgtgtgttattcaaTCTATCCTATTGTCACTATTGTGAATTAAGCTGCAATCGACTAGTATTTTaattactgattattttctcacttcAAACCTTTCGGTGTTCCGTGAAAcgtcagaaaatagtgaaatgtGTTCGATCGGCTATTCGGGTGATCGACTAATCGCTTTGGCTGCAActtttgcagcaaaaaaaaccaaGCGCAAATATTGTGATGACGGTGACAGTAATCAATACCTCCTGGATAGCTAAtgtgttctgttgttctgttggCTGGACAGAATCTGCACAACACTAATAACACTAATACTACTCCTgctaatgataataacaataataatgataatgatgaaacGCCTGCAgatgaggctgatgggaaaacgtgttgaacacacacacattttggcctgatgatggcgctaacACGCTGCAGGGCTTCCTCCGTCCGCCCGCGCGGAGACACGTTCACGTCCTCCGacagctgcacaaacac
The Scatophagus argus isolate fScaArg1 chromosome 21, fScaArg1.pri, whole genome shotgun sequence genome window above contains:
- the LOC124052472 gene encoding galanin receptor 2a, translated to MNLSSVNSSSWRAESVIISLGFSLIFLVGTVGNSLVLAVLFRNGQMNTKTTNVFILNLGIADLCFIIFCVPFQATIYTLDEWVFGPALCKLVHFIIFLTMYASIFTLTAVSLDRYLAICYPLRSRETRTPQNALASICLVWTLALVFSGPYLSYYTQMDLAGTVVCIPAWDSKPRIIMDVCTFIFGYLIPVLVLGLTYARTIRYLWTSVDPVKDMSESRRAKRKVTKMILIVAALFCLCWLPHHLVILCMWFGRFPLNEATYVLRILSHLVAYTNSCLNPIVYALVSKHFRKGFRKVFNCSLRKREVNKVHVVQAVNTVSSVETSN